In Segnochrobactrum spirostomi, the DNA window GCCGAGGCCCGGTCCGGCACCGTGCTCCAGGTCGGCTACATGAAGCGGTTCGATCCGAGCTACGAGGCGGCGCTGGAGCGGGTCGCCGGACGCGGCGACCGGCTGCGTTATCTCTCGGTCGAGGTGCACGATCCCGACGCGGCGCCGTTCGTGGGACATCATCCCCTCGTCGCAGGCCGCGACGTGCCCGCCGACCTCGTCGACGCGACGGGGCAGCGGCGGCGGGCACAGGTTCGTGCTGCCCTGGGCTTCGATCCGTCCGAGACGATATTTCGCGGTTTTGCAGGGGCTTATTCCTCGGCGCTCGTGCACGACGTGAATGCGGCGCACGGCCTTCTCGATGCCATGGGGCTGGTCACGGGAGGCGTCACCGGGGCTGCGATCTTCGCGGGCGGCGTGGGCGGACAGGGGGCCGTCGCCTTGCAGGGGGGCGAGGCGCTGTGGACTATGACCCACGTCGAGGTGCCGGGCGTCGGGGATTATGCCGAGCGCATCAGCCTCTATTTCGAGGATGAGATCGTCGAACTGGTCTTTCCGGCGCCCTATCTCAATCACCATCCGACCCGATTGACGGTGAAGCGCGGCGCCGGCAGCCGGCTCGAGACGACGGACATTCGGATCGGCTACGAAGAGGCCTTCGTGCGGGAACTCGAGGCGTTCTGGCATGCCATCGTGAAAGGCGGGCCTCGGCGCAACACCGCGAT includes these proteins:
- a CDS encoding Gfo/Idh/MocA family protein gives rise to the protein MTDRLKVGVAGGGLIAQVEHIPNLLALKDKFVVVGVSDPSPTVRAALADRFGVATVPTAEDLLALGLDALVIAAPDPWHGALATAALAAGLHVFCEKPLCYGVGEIDDLIAAEARSGTVLQVGYMKRFDPSYEAALERVAGRGDRLRYLSVEVHDPDAAPFVGHHPLVAGRDVPADLVDATGQRRRAQVRAALGFDPSETIFRGFAGAYSSALVHDVNAAHGLLDAMGLVTGGVTGAAIFAGGVGGQGAVALQGGEALWTMTHVEVPGVGDYAERISLYFEDEIVELVFPAPYLNHHPTRLTVKRGAGSRLETTDIRIGYEEAFVRELEAFWHAIVKGGPRRNTAIEARRDQALLVALATVAAGLPSVA